One region of Drosophila subobscura isolate 14011-0131.10 chromosome J, UCBerk_Dsub_1.0, whole genome shotgun sequence genomic DNA includes:
- the LOC117894001 gene encoding basic helix-loop-helix neural transcription factor TAP, whose amino-acid sequence MAACYNAYSAAPPQCYDFDEDDDDASFDSGYEKSFETEAQLSSRRRLDFDESYNGGAAGPAAPLAYAGSWDAAPINSPPSGFVGLLDTSSNHSTRSGRTLVEHLNSRAPGSGFEPQLTSTPLKSPPEDPDAPRPKRKYAVGKNRVTRSRSPTQVVRIKKFRRMKANDRERNRMHSLNDALEKLRVTLPSLPEETKLTKIEILRFAHNYIFALEQVLESGNTVNLDLEKLQNFTLSGERITKELFDALFVNPQPFPMFSCGRMFPYGQTQQQQQHPEGHGHQHPHPHHPHHQQPQMLPFQPGMEYPAAAPHPHPHPHPQHGTPTGFDFGSSMRYYQQEPRPQQQTPPAGQFSQEKYDLFRGSFEAAANLPSTATEPAMHQQSSFYTQTPPWKEYPEEPHPQPHPPSYKQFGPQV is encoded by the coding sequence ATGGCTGCCTGCTATAATGCCTACAGTGCTGCACCTCCTCAATGCTACGATTtcgacgaggacgatgacgatgccTCCTTCGACAGCGGCTACGAGAAGAGCTTCGAGACGGAGGCTCAGCTAAGCTCTCGGCGACGTTTGGATTTCGATGAGAGCTACAACGGCGGAGCGGCGGGGCCGGCGGCGCCTTTGGCCTATGCCGGCAGCTGGGATGCAGCGCCGATCAACTCACCGCCGTCGGGATTCGTCGGCCTGCTGGACACGAGCAGCAATCACAGCACGCGCAGCGGCCGCACCCTGGTGGAGCATCTGAATAGCCGTGCACCGGGCAGCGGCTTCGAGCCGCAGCTGACCAGCACGCCGCTGAAGTCGCCGCCGGAGGATCCGGACGCACCGCGGCCCAAGCGCAAATATGCCGTCGGCAAGAATCGCGTCACTCGCTCGCGCAGCCCCACCCAGGTGGTGCGCATCAAGAAGTTCCGCCGCATGAAGGCCAACGATCGGGAGCGCAATCGGATGCACAGCCTCAACGACGcgctggagaagctgcgcgTGACGCTGCCCTCGCTGCCCGAGGAGACGAAACTCACAAAGATCGAGATCCTTCGCTTCGCCCACAACTACATCTTCGCCCTGGAGCAGGTGCTGGAGAGCGGGAACACCGTCAATCTGGATctggagaagctgcagaaCTTTACACTGAGCGGGGAGCGCATCACGAAGGAGCTGTTCGATGCGCTCTTTGTGAATCCTCAGCCATTCCCCATGTTTAGCTGCGGGAGAATGTTTCCCTACgggcagacgcagcagcagcagcagcatccggaAGGACATGGCCAtcagcatccacatccgcatcatcctcatcatcagcaACCGCAGATGTTGCCCTTCCAGCCGGGCATGGAGTATCCCGCAGCAGCGcctcatccccatccccatcctcaTCCGCAGCATGGGACGCCAActggctttgactttggcagcagcatgagGTACTATCAGCAGGAGCCGagaccacagcagcagacgccACCCGCTGGCCAGTTCTCGCAGGAGAAATACGATCTGTTCCGCGGCAGCTTCGAGGCAGCTGCCAATCTGCcgtccacagccacagagccagccaTGCATCAGCAGAGCAGCTTCTACACACAGACACCGCCCTGGAAGGAGTATCCCGAGGAGCCACATCCGCAGCCACATCCCCCCAGCTACAAGCAGTTTGGCCCCCAGGTGTAG